The genomic stretch CACGATAACCCTAGATTAgtcatttattttcaccacattACAAGAGATAAACCAAGTATAGACCTTACTAAATTGGAACAACATCGGTATTCGCCTCCAAGAAAATGGCAACAGAGAAGGACAGACCATCAGGAGTACCAACGATCTAACATTGCAGAGTTCAAATTGCTAACGACCATATGGACCCCGAGGTGCAAATGTGAACTGCTGGCCTCCCTGCATCATCTGGGGCTCCATACCCGGAGGAAACTGCTGAGTACCATACATTGGGAACTGTGGCATTGGTTGTCCAGGACCTTGTGAAAAAGGCAGGCCTCCAAATCCTGGAGCTTGCATCATCTGAGGACCCGGAGGTAGCTGCTGCCCACCGAGGGCAGGGTAAGGCATTGTTTGTGGCCCAGGGGCGTTTGGAAGTGGATGGCTTCCATTGCCGAGATACTGCATGAATTGGGCTGCACCGGGAGGTAGCTGATAGTTTACATGACTTGACATCTGTTGACTTCCTTGGCCTGAAGGCTGCACCATTTGTGCTTGAGCTGAGCCCTGAGCAAACTGCAGGGCACCATAGCCTGGGAACTGTGGAGCAACACCAGGTGGGGCTTGTAGGATGGCCTGGTTAGGGTACTGTGCAGGTCCACCCGAGGAAACAACAGGTGCTTGCAGGAGTGGCTCACTGGAAGGATTAGAAGGTACAGCAACTGATGGATCTCCTGGTTGCATTACTGAATTGGTGGCAACACTACCCGGAGCTGGTGGAATGGCAGCACCAACGTTTGGTATTGGCTGAGGACCAAGAATGGAAGGTCGATCACTGCTTGGAGTGACATTCCCCTTGGTATAATCTCTACCTCGCTCATTGTTAACCTGAAAAGAGATCATGCAATCAATAAATGAACTTTTCAAATCATCGACAGATTCAACATTATCTCATTTACTCTTTGCAGTTTGTAAGACAAGATTGGCTGAATGATTAGATTGATTAGAGGAGGCGCAGGGTACCCACATATATAGGCAAGGATTCCTAGacttgaaataataccaatcaacGATATCCTAGCCTATCTCTATTTTTTTTGGTAGAATACACAGGAGAGCTGCGAATCAAATTAAGAACGAGAGCTGCATATCCTAGCCTATCTCTAATCATACTACCAAATATACAATAGGCACCAGGCTTACACAGGAGAGCTGCAAATCAAATTAAGAACGAGAGCTGCATATCCTAGCCTATCTCTAATCATACTACCAAATATACATAGGCACCAGGCTTATAGCCATCGGCCCAAAGGGCCCAAGCCCAACTGTGTGAGCCTAAAACCTGTCTAACACAGTTCactcaaaatatattttattttcatatttattttctagCATGACAAAGCACCGCAGACTACAGCAAATTTGATCATATGGCGGAACTGCTAGAAATTACCTTAACATTAAGCTCAGTATGGCGTGAAAATGTGAGGTGCAGTTTGCAGTAGCCACCTTCATAGATACTGTGTCCTTCTAGTGCTTCTTTTGCTGCAACCGCAGTTTGAATGTCTACCAAAAAAGCATACAGAAGTTGAGAGACATGAGGAATGAGTCACATACTCACATGACATGCATGGTCAGTTAAATTTTGTGTCCTAACAAGTTGGTTTTTACCTGGATATTGGATCAATGCTTGGAAGCCATTCTTCTCGAAAATAGCAATCTTCTGTACAAATCCAAAAGCTGAAAAGACCTGACAATTACAAGATACCCAAAAAGTTAGTGAAAACTGCATGTATTAACCACCATCATTGTTTACTTTAATAGGTTACCTCATGAAGCACATCTATTGTAACAACATATTGCATGTTCTCAACAGATGCAAGCAGTATATTGCTCTCTGCTTCCTGCTTTTTCCCATCCTGGTCATAACAGTGTGGATACAATAACTATATTAGCAATTTAGCATAAGCACAAAATCAAAGCATACATGCTCCAAAGTAAGAAGTCCTACCAGTCCAGAGGCATCTTTAGCAGAGTCCAGAAAAGGAAGGTAAGGATTAGTGAAGTCCCTAAAGGAAACAGCGAAGGATAACCAAAAGTCATACGATTCCTTGAATATTACAAACCACCCaaattgataaagtaaatataTGAAAGACAAAAAAATACTTTTCCCCGCAAAATGAAATAATTCAATGGGTAAAACTCAAAGAATCCATCCATCAAACAGGATGTATACAATAAAAAAGCCTCATCTCGACAACTGAGTAAACCTTACCTACTCCTGTGGCTCTGATACTTGACGTTGAGAACACTGTGTGCTGAATAGGATATTTTCAAAGTGCAGGCCCCATCCAGTTCTGGTAGCAAATAGCTGCAACACAAGACATATAATTATACATTTGTATTGCAAAAGAGTACAgcagaaaattaataatcaaaagcAATACCTAGGAATGCATCTACCATCCAGTGCAGCTTTTGCAGATGTTGCGGTTTCAGCATCAGAAAACTGAATTAATGCCTACAGGcaagattaaaaaaaaaacataacctTAGATAAAAGCATCTGAGCCTgggcaaagaaaaaaaagggaaatcatgatagtgctatcaacaaaatagtgaaATACATTGCTGCTATGGACGACTGATGAGACATGTGATAGAATGAGTAAAGTAAAATCATCACCTGATAACCAGATGCTTTCTCAAAGGTAGCTATCTTATGGACAAATCCAAAAGCAGAAAATACCTGCGCACACATACATCAGCTGTTAATACCACAGGTGAAACAGTATAGTAAAACCAAATGCATGCATTAATATAACTGGAAAGTGAAATGATCTTAAATTGGAAGTGGCAGCCAAACGCTGGCTGATCTCAACTCCAAGCACAACAAATATTTATATAAACATACAGAAACGCTTACAACTAAAAGAAAGAATTTGTCAATACTAATCAATAACAATGAATCGAGGGTGCTAGCACACAACTGTATATGTTCAAAAAAAACCTTTCAACCTGCTAGTGAGGATAATGCAGATGAATTtatcatcgctcctggataaaACTGTGACATCAAGCTGTTACTAAAGTACAGAATCAATGCATTTCTAGGCTTTGTAAGGATTGTCTAGAGAAAGAGATCAGAAAGGAACACAGCTAAAAAGCATTCATTCATGCAccaatgaaaaaggagattaaaTCTAAACATCAAGTTTCTACCCATGGAATTCCGAAGTGTAGCTACAATATTCAGTGTGGAAAGTGAGTTAACTAATTACCCATATGAACCAATAATCCACATGTTCCAATTTTGAAGCTTGCCTTAACAGCGTATTAAAAGTGTGTCAACCAAATGACAAGGACAAGATAGTTCTTGTAACGAACACATAAAaagattgcaaaaaaaaaaaatctaatctAATCATCATACAGAAGATTGTAAAGTAATTCTTCTAATCAACATACATAATATTGCATATAACTCGAGTTGGCAGCTTGCAGATCTGTAATAAGAGAGCTAAAATCCCACTTGCAAGATGGTATTAAACCTATTTCGTTAAACAAATCAGTGCAACCAGACATGACAAAAAGAACGGCATACTTGTGCCAATCAAATATTTACTTTTGTGAAAACAATAATATTCATTCCCTATTATTGATGGATTATATTTATGTTtcctttctctttcttttcccgGGCTGATGGCTCATGTTGGGTTTCAATTATGCCTACCACAACTTGTTTGGGACTAAAAGGCTTTGTTATTGAAAACAAGAATGTTGCGCTGACTACTTCTAATTTATCTAATTTATAAAACAAACCCACAAAAAAAACAGAATCTTCATGATGTTACTTATCAGTTTCAAGGGATGATTTTCTACTCAAGTAGTACGAACAGTGTCGATATAACTTGGATACACCATAAGAAAGATTAAAAAAGCATCATATCGGCAGAAAAAAAGGAATTCCAGCAATCCAGGTAAGAGCACTTGATAATAATCGTACAAATATGCCAGCTACCGATCTGAAACGACCTCCATTGAGAAAAATGCATACACCAATCTTAGGGACTAACTAGAACACAACTTATAACAACAAAAACTAAAACGGACATCGATGAAGGTAGATGCGACCAATCCTAAGAGGGATACTTGGATGAAAGGGTATGGAAGGGGACAGGTAGAGAGAAGAGGGACagtgggaggggaggggaggagtAGGGCAGCGATGAGTAAGGGAGAGGAAACAAACACACACATGTGTTCCAGATGCTGCCTGCCATGATACTCCGTGACAACAGCTTGCTAATCCATTCAGATCATGCAAAACAATGTGCTAGAAGTTACTAAGACAGTCCTGGCACATCAAAGTATTCCTGCAGATAAAATCAGTTGGCCTAAATAACATAAATCTCGATGCAACTGTTAACATCCTTACCACGTGTAGAACATCAATGCTGACAGAATCTGGTGCAACACCCTCCATTCCCACAAGCAAAACATTGCCTGAACCTTCCCCAGTTGTCTTGTTGTTGATAATCTCCTGTCTATTGGAGTACTGAAGGTACACATTTTTCCCTCTTACCTGTGCTGGCTCTGCTGACGATGCGTAATATGATATCATGGCAATCGCTTGATTTTGGTCAGCCTGCAAAACAATAAAAAGAATTAAAAGAACATGCAGTCACTTCCCATTGCTCAGGAGCATTGACAATTACACATCATGGGGCATTTAAATGTCACTGTTGTTTCACCAAACGATAAACCATCCCCCCTAACCCCCAACACCCAAGACAAATTTCCACACATTTTTCAGTCATCTCACTTCTcttaaccaaaaaaaaaaggaagtccATGAGAACATAATCATGGGACTTTTCTTGTGCTCAGACATCTTAATGGGGTTAAGATTTGTTCATTTTCACCACAGATCATAGAACCTAGGTGAAAAGGAACAGAGGGGTACAACCATTACTAATTGCAGAGTCAAATCGAATTGGTCAGATCCAATGACAAACCTCTATGTGACTGGCACCTCCACCTCGTTGATTTTTGAAATAAACAGCAACATGAGCCAGAGAACATAGCTTCTCCCCCGAGACTAATTCGATAGCTAATGTATATTACAACCACTTTGCCACAATTCAGTACTAATGATCCAGAAAAGATGAAGAGATGAACTATGTCCGAGCCCGATCTCCATAGTCTGAAAACGAGTCAGGCTGACTAACATAAGCAAGGGGGGAGGAAGCTGGTGGTACTCACGAAttcgatgaatgcttgattgcggTTGGCGCCGACGCCGCACTTGGTGTTGACGACCTTGCCGAAGGGGGTCCCCAGCTCGACCAGCTCCTCGGGAGTGCAGTCCCATGGCAAATTCCGCAGGTGGAGCACCTTCGACGGCGGCTGCGTGTACCGGAACTGCGGCTGCCCACCGGAAGCCATCCCTCCCGAATCTTATCCTCCAAACCTACCGCGTCATCGGTGGTAAGTAAACCACATCAAGGAAGCTTTTCGCAACAAAAAATAGAAAGCTCTCGTAACCATGGATCCAAGGGTCCTCACCTTGCGGGTGGCGACCGGCGGCGGGGAAGCAAGTGGCCGGAGCGGACGAAGACGGGTTGGAATCGGGAACGTATCGCGGTATAGGTGCGGTCAATCAGTACAGTCTAATCTAATCTAATGGCTAAGAGCTACCTAGGGTTTCGTATCGAACCCTGAATAGGCCCGTTGATAGGTTACAATGGGCTTCGGCCATGCAGCCGAGTCGGAATCCTACAGCCCAAAGCCCCAAACCACCGAGAAGCCAGAAGGCCAGCCCAGTTTGGACGACTCATCACATCACGATCCACTCTTCCCTCGTGGCCTCGTCGTTCGTCGCCACCGCCGGGGAAATGCCGCCGAGGAGGCGAGATCGCCGGAGACCCCGCGACCCGTCGCCGCCGTCCTCCGATGCAAGAGCACCACCCTCCGCCTCAGGCTTGCGTCTCACACTCCTCGTTCCCCTCCTTCTCCTGGCGCTCGTCCTCGCCGCCCTTGGCTTCTCCGGCCTCCTCTCCCGGTCCCCTCCCCACTCCCAGACGCTACAGACTACCGCCCACTCCGTCTACGAGCGCGGTCTCGTCAAGCGCGACGTCTCCGCACGAGAGATCCTCGCTGTAAGCACCTCGCGGTCGTATTGCTCGATCGAATCGTTTGTCGTTGTAGCTGAACTCCTTACTAGAGTGGCCACTGACGCTGTGCCTCCCCCGTGCCCCCGCTGCTGGACCGCGTGATGCTGGCGTGCTGTATGCAGGAGCACACAAGGGTTTCCGAGAACCGGTCGCAGCGCAACTTCCCGAACCCCGTCCTCGCCTATGTGACCCCCTGGTGCGTCATTTCTGCAATTATGTGCATGTTTATGGTATTTAGCTTCGTTCGTGAACTGCTCTACTGTAGCAGTACTATCACAATATAAACTGCTATAGTTCTGTAGGAGGCACATGAATAGGTCAGTGTATAACTCATCTTAGTAGTGTTTTGTTTCTGGCTTATATATAGAGTGAACCTACTGTTTAGAACTATAACCAGGTTTCTAATGATTTTCAGCTCAAACTGGTTTAATGGGGATTGGGTTTCATGGGCTATTAACAAGTTCTGTTTAAAACTAGTTTGGCAATGGATCCCATGGACTGATAATTGGCTTTTACATGCGTTTCTTTTTGTTGGTCATAGATGCCAATTTGCCTGAAAATGGATCCCATATTCCCATGGCAGCTAATGGCATAACATTTCAATGCATGACCGATGATGACGAAAATCAGATATGCGAAATCCGTCCTCGCACCAACAGGATTTCATAAATCTGATTTTCatcatcatcgcctcattgtctTCCATTTGAATGTCATGCCATTAGCTGTCATGCTTGTTGCATTAATGTGGGAGCTTATGATGCAGGAACTCCAAAGGTTATGACATGGCAAAGTTGTTCAGCAAAAAGCTTACTCATGTATCACCAGTGTGGTACGATTTGAAGAGGTCTGTCGATTCCCTATAGCAAAGCAGTTTCCAACTATCTTCCTTCATCAAGCTATTTTTCTAATGCATAATTTCTTCAGTGATAGGAACAGGCTAGTTCTGGAAGGAGAACACAATTTTGATGCCAAATGGGTCTCTGAACTTCAAAGCAATGGGTCTCTGGTAACCTTCTACTTGTCTTCCTCCTGTTTTCCTTTACATAGGCTCAAGGCTCTATTACACGTCGTGTTGAACTGTTGTTCAAGTTGGCATTGTCTAATCTGTGATGTGATTTGATCTCTAAATTTATTCTCCAGATCTCCAGGCTGTATTTGTGTGTGTATCATATCCCAGAAAAGTTGGATTCTGTCCCCAATAgcgtaaaaaatataaaataaaaacaaaaaaagtggTACTTCAATCAGATTAGCTTAGCTGTGGGTAAAAATGATAGGTTAGCGATGTTTTATACTTTTTTTTGCTGTCTGCATAGTACATACAGTATGGAAGAATGAATGTTTTCTGCAGTTGAGTTTTGACTTTCATTCTTGTTTTCCAGGTAGTACCGAGAATTGTCTTGGAAGCATTTCCTGCTGTTTTCCTATTGGAAAAGAAGCAAAAAGAAAAAGCTATTGATCTAATAGTGAGCGAATGCAGGTAAAATCCTGTACCATCTCATTTCCAGATGAACATATGCTTTATGATGGCCTGACTTCTGGCTGTCAGTTAATAGGGATAAGGGCTATGATGGTATTGTGCTCGAATCCTGGTCAAGATGGGCTATTTATGGTGTGCTGGATGATCAAGAGCTACGTTACATGGTACTTCAGCTATCATTCTGCAGTAACATTGTTTTTAACAAATGAACTTACATGGTCATGTCTGAACTACCAGTACCAGATATGGCAGCTTGTGCACCCATGGAGTCTTGTCGTATACCACCCTCTGTCCCAAATTATAggttgttttggcttttctaggtacatagcttttgctattcACCTAAATCTatgatatgtctagatacatagcaaaatctatgtacctagaaaagccaaaacgaccTATAAACTGGAACGGATGGAGTATAATATTTCCATTCTTTTCATCATCATATTACCTTTCTGAAGTAGTAGTGGATTGCACCAATAGCCTCTCCAAACTATACAGAAGGCTAACAAAGCACATGATTTGTGAACCATATACCACTAAGAATAACACTTGGCAGGCTGTTCTTGTATTCTTAAATCCATGCCAAACAATTCTGTAACTCCAAACTGAAAGTGGAAAATTGAAATATATCACTTTTGTTTAGATATCCATGACAGACCTGAACAGACATCATACTTTTTATTAGTGCAGGATTGTATCTGGCATGTTTAGAAAGAAAGATTAAAATGGCAAAAACATAACCCTGGTTGAAGGTCTTTTAGCAAGCAAGTCAATTTTGGCTAACCAATCACACAGATGATCATGTTTTTTTTGCATGTTTGATACTGGCATTGCAAATATTGTAGAACAGTACATTGACTGTTGAGGAAACATGACGGTTAAAAATAATTGATAAAGATTTTTCAGAGGCTCAGAGCATTGAAACATCATCAGTTATTTCTATCACTGGCAGTTATGCTTCATGATCATTTTGTGGTTTTCGACAGGCACTTCAATTTCTTAAGCAGCTGGGGGAGGCTTTGCATTCAGTCAGTTCCCAATCAAGTAGCCGCCATTTGGAATTAATTTATGTTATCCCTGCTCCGAGAATGCAAAAGCTTAATAATCAGGACTTTGGACCAGAAGATCTCGTGCATCTGGCTGACACTTTAGATGGTTTTTCTCTTATGACATACGACTTCTCAGGACCTCAAAATCCTGGTCCCAGTGCACCTCTGAAGTGGGTACATGATTCTTTAGCGGCACTTCTTTCAGCCAAGGGCTCCTCTCATAGCAGTTCACATTCACAGATGATATTCCTTGGGATCAATTTTTATGGGAATGATTTTCTACTGTCTAGAGGTACATATAACTCATCTTTCTCGTCTTCTCTTTTGACATGATCAAATAAGCTTCTGTATAGCTGTGGGCAACAAAAGTTCACACATGTTTCTTCTGTATGCTGTTGGATTTTCACTAAACTTACAGACAATATGTACTCGATTTAGTTTAACATGATCATGTTGATTTTCCATGGGGAGGATGTAGTACATTTCCCAAATGTGATCTGAAATTATACCTTCTTGGAGTTTATATTTGACCTACACTGGAGAAGTTATGTTTCTTATGAACACTGATTTTATGCTTCTCTGAAAAAAGCTTAATTTCATTGGTCCTGAAGCAGTACTACAAAATGCGGGAGTAGTGGATACAAATCGAAAGAACAATCTGTTCTGAAGTTTGTGCCTTTTACATATTGGGAATTTTTCAAAAACCATCAACAAGGCATAGGGTTGGTCAATAGAACCCGGTTTCTGTGGCCACCAGGTTGGATGAACTCCACCTCCCGGTGACTGAGAAGTATTTGCTTCCCACCAGGTCACGTGCCCTCGACATCTTGTCCATCCAAAAGATATTGGCCTGCTCGGTAAGATGGCTGCAGCTGCTCCAGCCTCCCCGAACAGCTACAGTAAGTGGCAGGTAATATAGTATGCAGCGACAGTCTAAAAAGCTGCAGCCATCTCTACTGATCAGGTCAATCGGAGGGTAATGAAGCCATCATCATTCTGATCCACCCGCACCTTCTCTGTCCTGATCTCCCCTGCGTGTGCGCCTCCCCTGTCTCTTCCTCCGTCTCCCTCCCTGATCCCGTCCCCCTGCCTACTTCCACTGCCTCTCCTGGCTCCGGCGGTGCCAGCACCGCAGGAACTGCCGCCCTCCACCACGACCAGCACTAACCACTCCAAGCACGATGCCCCTACTTCCATACATGCCCGACCGCCATCCACCACCGCTGCGGTGGGCGGTGCCCCTACCGCCTCGCATCCTACGCACCACTTGCAACCACCACCAAAGCCGACAACTTCTCCAGCCATCCCTCTATCTGGAGGCAACCAAGATCTGAAAAACCCAAACCCTGACCCACTAGAGTTAATGGAGATgcaagacaagaagaagaagaagaagcccaGTGCCATGGCGCGACTCAGTCTCGTTCCAACGTCGGTTGCTCACATGTAAAGTGTTCTCTGGACGCCAATGCATGTGGCGTGACTGTAGTGACGAGTCGCCGCCATGGCATTTGGTGTGACTAAAAGGGCTAGTTTCTGAAAAATTAGTATGTGACAtgctttttaaaaaaaaacattagtTTTCTTGggctaaaataaaaaaaaattctggAGAAGAGGACTCAACAGAGGAGGTACACATTCTGACCCCAAAAAAATTATGTCAATGGATGCATAGCACCGTTAAACTTCCCTCCGTCAGAAAGAACGAATCTTGACGGAACAGGTGAATAGCCTGGATGTCCAGGGCACTAGCAATCCTGAGCGCCATATAAACACCCCACACTCCTAAAATTAATAGCATTACGCATACTTGTGGACAATTTTCGCTGGTAGTTGACTGGTTAAAAATTTGTTTCTGGTGCTGAATCTTTTACATATACAGTTTAATTTTGGGGAGAAAACTGAAGACGGTAGAGCCACACATCAGGCAACATGGGCCACAGCTCCCTTTGCCCAATTGTTTTTCTTAGCAATCGTATATTTTGGCCCTTGTGAACTGAAGTCTGGAGGCAATCGTTTATGTATAGCACTTCCATATAATTTTTGGTTAGCAATCGTATATTTTTTTCTCCATAGCCTTCCATATCTGTGTAATGTTCCACTGACTGAAGAACCTCAACCTCCAATTGATGTTTGCACATAGGCAGTGGTGGTGGTGCTATCACTGGAAGAGATTTTGTTCATTTACTTGAGAAGTACAAGCCATCTTTGCAGTGGGATGAGAAAAGTTTGGAGCATTTTTTCATCTATTCGGATGAAGGCGTGAAGCATGCTGTATTTTATCCAACACTGATGTCACTTTCTGTACGTTTGGATGAAGCGCGGAATTGGGGAACAGGCCTTTCGATCTGGGAGATTGGACAAGGTTTAGACTACTTTTTTGATGTTTTATAGGAATGTGTCAATATGCCTTTGGCATGGAGTTGTCTATTAAACTAGCGTGTGATGTATGATCTTTTTGGTACTGTATGCACTGTGGGCATTGTTGTTTTTTAGCATAGTACTATCAGCTGGTAACAGCTCACATCTGCCATGAGAAACTGCGTTACTGAGTTTTCTGCCGGCTGGGTACACACAAGTGAAGTTGTGAGAGGCAACTGTACTCATCTTTTCTTATGGCGTACTATACTGTTATACATCTATAAAACATGgttgatgttttctggtgttttaTACACTTACTGTGCTTTTTGCAAAATTGGCATCTTCTCATAACAAGGTGTACACAAACTGAAAACCAGCAACTCTTCTCACTCACTTGATAATGCCAAATCCACAGCACTCCTTGTGCAAACTAAGGGCATCACCCAGGATTGAGCTAGCAAACTAGCTCATATTTTGCTACATCATTTAAAGAATAGTACATAAGACAAGCTTTCCGATAATTTAACTATAAACATCTTATAATGGATCCCATATCATTTCTTTCCTCTCATCTACACCTCACTGTGGGCTCCAACAATAGCCTTGTAGTTTGATCGAGCCTGGCTGGGAAATAAGACAGCTCTTCAGCTGAGGTGAATCTGTATGAGCTAGTTGAACTATCACTGTTGGAGCTGCCATAATAATACTGTTTGGCTTTCTTCAATTTTGCCAGTTTTGATTATTTATCAGCACATACTTGCATATATTGTCGATATAAATCTAGGGCCTCGATTTCATCTTTCCTGGTGTTTTTTGGACCAGAACATCTCTACCTCTTCTGCTGTCCTTCCTGGGATTCTCCCTGCTATAATCTCCCACCTACATAATGCCATTGTATGAGCAACACAATTAGGGGGAATGGAAGACATTATTTCGTCTGATTTTATTAACACATATATGTATAGTGTACCTGTTCCCCACAAGCCTGTGCATTCTGGAAACAAGATCTTCCTCTGCTTCCGTGAAATCAACAAAATGCTGTGCAGTGCCATTAGCTTCTGCAATAAGAAAAAACATTAGCAAACCATATAGAAATATATATTATGGTTGCCAATCCTATGTTCGCCATCGGAATTTGCAGTTTTCTTAGGAATAATTTTCCCCTATTTTTCGTATGCTGGAACTGGAAGGGGCTAAAACTGGATACTGCATCTTCATTAGGTTGGTCTGATGGTAAATAATTTGGCGTCCTGTTTGCCCCGTCAGTTTTTCTCAGTTATAAGGCATCCTAAATGGGTACTGTGCACCATCTATTTTAGTTTTCATGTACACGGAACTAAAGCATGAAGGTTTAGAATATGTTGGTGCAAGATCTCTTAATTAAAATAACGAAATCATATGAGCTATTATCTTGAACACAATGGTATTAACTAAAAAGCTGAGACTGTTTGCTTGACagaaaagtcatggctgaaagtactattcgttgatttattgtaagagaaaaacattgttgaatggttgacagattcggcagataagctcaagcaaacaGGCTCAAGAGGCAGTGAACAAAGGTAAAGCAAAACAAAGCAAAGCAAGAAAATGGTGGACCTTTTGCTTCACGGCGATCATTGCCTTTGGATTTCTTGTCCTGGCTGCCGCTGCTGCTATCCATCAGAGGGGTTAAGTTGTCACCTGGTATGTTAAGGCTAGATTTTTCTTCCACCCTTGTAATTGCCTCCTGATCTCTTGAGTCCCTGGACAAGATAGAGGTATGGGCAAAGCTCAGGTTTTTAAAGAGAGAAGTGGTGGTTGCCTATCAGACCTAGCTGTACCGATTACGACTAATGCCAATATCCCATATCCATAGGCTGTTGTTTCTCCCCTCTCGGTatcagggcactcacaatgcagactctatcatagagtctaaagttatttattacctcgaacaatgtggacttagagtctaaataagacttggagtcttattttttctacctctttcttcaataaatatgctgccacatcagcaaaataccataaataatatgtaattaattgtcttggactctatgatagagtcttgcattgtgagtgccctcatTGGACCAAGAAGATTGTGCCATCCAgtgtcctttttccttaagagtTGGTTCCATGTAGTGTCTTTGATGATGCGTTTACAGTTAACACTTCGGTCCTATAGATTGCCCCGAGTCCCTGACCTTGCATTTGAAGATTAGAACACTTCGCACTTCGCTTATTTGCCTGCAGCAGGTTTACCTATGGGTATTTCCACAAATGCGCTGGGCTCCATTCAGTTTGTGTAAAACACCTAAATTAGGTATGCCTAGGAAAGTTTGATCGTATCATATGCTGGCTCCTTTTAAGTTGGCATCCATGTAGATATATGGTATAGCATCATTCCTTGGCTGTCCGCCCAATATACAACAATTTCCGTCTCCCATCTCCCTGCCTCCAAAGCAGAGCATCTGAAAGAAACTAGCGCTAATCTTA from Sorghum bicolor cultivar BTx623 chromosome 3, Sorghum_bicolor_NCBIv3, whole genome shotgun sequence encodes the following:
- the LOC8084839 gene encoding polypyrimidine tract-binding protein homolog 1, with protein sequence MASGGQPQFRYTQPPSKVLHLRNLPWDCTPEELVELGTPFGKVVNTKCGVGANRNQAFIEFADQNQAIAMISYYASSAEPAQVRGKNVYLQYSNRQEIINNKTTGEGSGNVLLVGMEGVAPDSVSIDVLHVVFSAFGFVHKIATFEKASGYQALIQFSDAETATSAKAALDGRCIPSYLLPELDGACTLKISYSAHSVLNVKYQSHRSRDFTNPYLPFLDSAKDASGLDGKKQEAESNILLASVENMQYVVTIDVLHEVFSAFGFVQKIAIFEKNGFQALIQYPDIQTAVAAKEALEGHSIYEGGYCKLHLTFSRHTELNVKVNNERGRDYTKGNVTPSSDRPSILGPQPIPNVGAAIPPAPGSVATNSVMQPGDPSVAVPSNPSSEPLLQAPVVSSGGPAQYPNQAILQAPPGVAPQFPGYGALQFAQGSAQAQMVQPSGQGSQQMSSHVNYQLPPGAAQFMQYLGNGSHPLPNAPGPQTMPYPALGGQQLPPGPQMMQAPGFGGLPFSQGPGQPMPQFPMYGTQQFPPGMEPQMMQGGQQFTFAPRGPYGR
- the LOC8054395 gene encoding chitinase domain-containing protein 1 isoform X2, which codes for MQPSRNPTAQSPKPPRSQKASPVWTTHHITIHSSLVASSFVATAGEMPPRRRDRRRPRDPSPPSSDARAPPSASGLRLTLLVPLLLLALVLAALGFSGLLSRSPPHSQTLQTTAHSVYERGLVKRDVSAREILAEHTRVSENRSQRNFPNPVLAYVTPWNSKGYDMAKLFSKKLTHVSPVWYDLKSDRNRLVLEGEHNFDAKWVSELQSNGSLVVPRIVLEAFPAVFLLEKKQKEKAIDLIVSECRDKGYDGIVLESWSRWAIYGVLDDQELRYMALQFLKQLGEALHSVSSQSSSRHLELIYVIPAPRMQKLNNQDFGPEDLVHLADTLDGFSLMTYDFSGPQNPGPSAPLKWVHDSLAALLSAKGSSHSSSHSQMIFLGINFYGNDFLLSRVVVVLSLEEILFIYLRSTSHLCSGMRKVWSIFSSIRMKA
- the LOC8054395 gene encoding chitinase domain-containing protein 1 isoform X1 translates to MQPSRNPTAQSPKPPRSQKASPVWTTHHITIHSSLVASSFVATAGEMPPRRRDRRRPRDPSPPSSDARAPPSASGLRLTLLVPLLLLALVLAALGFSGLLSRSPPHSQTLQTTAHSVYERGLVKRDVSAREILAEHTRVSENRSQRNFPNPVLAYVTPWNSKGYDMAKLFSKKLTHVSPVWYDLKSDRNRLVLEGEHNFDAKWVSELQSNGSLVVPRIVLEAFPAVFLLEKKQKEKAIDLIVSECRDKGYDGIVLESWSRWAIYGVLDDQELRYMALQFLKQLGEALHSVSSQSSSRHLELIYVIPAPRMQKLNNQDFGPEDLVHLADTLDGFSLMTYDFSGPQNPGPSAPLKWVHDSLAALLSAKGSSHSSSHSQMIFLGINFYGNDFLLSRGSGGGAITGRDFVHLLEKYKPSLQWDEKSLEHFFIYSDEGVKHAVFYPTLMSLSVRLDEARNWGTGLSIWEIGQGLDYFFDVL
- the LOC8084840 gene encoding MYB-like transcription factor ETC3, which produces MDSSSGSQDKKSKGNDRREAKEANGTAQHFVDFTEAEEDLVSRMHRLVGNRWEIIAGRIPGRTAEEVEMFWSKKHQER